A region of the Acidobacteriota bacterium genome:
GATCCGACGGGTACAGGCAGATGTGGCGCGTGTCGCCATGCGACGCGTAGGCGCACAACATCAGGTCGCCCTGCTGCGTGCGCGTCGGCATGCCGGTGGAGGGGCCGGTGCGCTGCACGTCGACGATCACCGCGGGGATCTCGGCGTAGTAGGCCAGGCCGATAAACTCGTTCATCAGCGAGATGCCGGGGCCGGACGTGGGCGTGAACGCCCGGGCGCCGGCCCACGAGGCGCCGATCACCATGCCGAGCGCAGCCAGTTCGTCTTCAGCCTGCAGGATGGCGAACTTCTTCCGCTTGGTCTCGGGGTCGCGGCGGTACTTCATGCAGAAGCTCTTGAAGGCCTCCATCACCGACGTCGCCGGCGTAATCGGGTACCACGCGCCGACGGTGGCGCCGGCATAGACCGCCCCCAGCGCGGCGGCGGTGTTGCCATCGATCAGGATGCTGTCCCTGGTCTCGTCCATTTTCTCCAGGTGGATCGGCAGCGGGCACTGAAAGTTGGCCTTCGCGTAGTCGTAGCCGAGGGCAATGGCCTTCTCGTTGGAGTCGAGCAGCGGCTTCTTGGCCGCGTACTTCTCCTTGGTGAGCGCCGAGATCACCTCGGTGTCCATGCCGATCAACGCCGCCAGGGCGCCGGCGTAGGCGATGTTCTTCATCAGGATGCGCTCGCGCACGCCCTTGAAGGCGGCGTTGCACATCTCGGCCAGCGGCACGCCCAGGTAGGTGACGTCGGGCCGCGTCAGCTTGTCGTCGAGCGGCCACGACGAGTCGAACAGCAGGTAGCCGCCCGAGCGCACCTCGGCCACGTCCTTGGCGTAGGTGGCCGCGTTCAGCGCGAGCATCAGGTCGAAGGTCGGCGTCCGCGCGGTATAGCCGTGCTTGTTGACCCGGATCTCGTACCACGTCGGCAGGCCCTGGATGTTCGACGGGAACACGTTCTTGCCCGTCACCGGCACGCCCATGCGGAAGATCGCCTGCATGATCAGGCCGTTGGCGCTCGCCGAGCCGGTCCCGTTGGCGGTGGCGATCTTGAAAGCGAAATCGTTGACTCGATTGTTCATGCGTTTCTCGTCGTGAA
Encoded here:
- a CDS encoding 2-oxoacid:acceptor oxidoreductase subunit alpha, yielding MNNRVNDFAFKIATANGTGSASANGLIMQAIFRMGVPVTGKNVFPSNIQGLPTWYEIRVNKHGYTARTPTFDLMLALNAATYAKDVAEVRSGGYLLFDSSWPLDDKLTRPDVTYLGVPLAEMCNAAFKGVRERILMKNIAYAGALAALIGMDTEVISALTKEKYAAKKPLLDSNEKAIALGYDYAKANFQCPLPIHLEKMDETRDSILIDGNTAAALGAVYAGATVGAWYPITPATSVMEAFKSFCMKYRRDPETKRKKFAILQAEDELAALGMVIGASWAGARAFTPTSGPGISLMNEFIGLAYYAEIPAVIVDVQRTGPSTGMPTRTQQGDLMLCAYASHGDTRHICLYPSDPREAFEMSAKAFDLAERFQTPVFLVSDLDIGMNDWMVPKLTWDDSYQPDRGKVLSAEDLEKAKSFYRYLDVDGDGIPQRSLPGVHPKGAYFTRGSGHNKLGGYTEDGDEYQEVLDRIARKVQGAAKAVPAPFMKATPGATMGLVTVGGCHAACIEAMDLLAKDGIKLNYLRVRGFPFADEVKQFLDQHEVNFVVEQNRDAQLRSLLMLDTGVHLEKLESVRYYAGFPMSAHHVISGVKAKLEKAA